The Cydia strobilella chromosome 16, ilCydStro3.1, whole genome shotgun sequence genomic sequence gatgtcatttagataTATATCATTCTCGAGTTCATTTCCCTCAAAATTATCCGTAAATGCTTAGCGCGAGCGAacgcacgggcgaatgagaataaaaaccggacaagtgcgagtcggactcgcccaccgagggttccgtacattttagtatttgttgttgtagcggcaacagaaatacatcatctgtgaaaattttaactgtctagctatcacggttcatgagatacagcctggtgacagacagacggacagcagagtcttagtaatagggtcccgtttttaccctttgggtacggaaccctaaaaattacatcGTGCTTTGAATGACATGCGTCCGaaaaaacgaagtgtcggacgcctcgacCCGAACCCGGACCGTTTAGcgtaagtcatcctttatactGGCAGCGTTCTTTGCGAAACTTATTGAACGCTCAAATCAAGTCAAAAAGACCCAGATGCTGTTTGCAAGCGGAACACAATCCAGATTTGGGGGGCTTTTTCGACATTGATCCGAAACCCACGGCGCCTGCGTCAATGCCGGCAAGGTCACGTCGAGCTTCTTTTTTAGGTTCGGAATATTGAATGGAGATTCATAGGACGGTTCACTGGGACGAGTGACGTCAGCACTTTCTACATTGCATTATGACGTACGATTTGGTGTTAGGGTTAAAGAAGTAGGAGAgagtaattattaataatatagggACGATTAGGAACGGAATGAGTTCAAGGAAAGAAGaattgtgtggtagggcacagcacagcggatgtcattccagatctagagcagatcccaactggggaggtacctccaccttacagaaaaccgcagccaaataacactagaccctactcatagtgttgcgTTCCTGCCGgcgagtaaggttgccagagctcaacgagggtgcagagcgttagggtcggcaacgcgcatgtaacacctctggagttgcaggcgtccataggctacggtgatcggttaccatcaggcggcccgtatgcttgtttgccatcgacgtagtattaaaaaaaagatgtctGAAAGACTTTTAAGTTAGATATCGTTCTACCGTATTTACCACACATACGAAGTCTGCAGTTGTGGTTAGTAAGTGTACTTGTGTAAGAGTAAGTGTACCTTAATACGGTGTATTGTGATTGTTATAATTTTGGATATTACTCAATGAAATAAACTCGTATTTTTGCGAGCGacatgtatagaaagtaaattacgtagacgttatattttgtcaaaggactgtctcatttcaaacagagagaatcatactatctttgtcttacactagtactagcactcaaaagaaaaggatgagtacctatagtttttttgttcttatttactgacaatttgggttgaccaactataccgtatatgtcagtgttgacaccgTCAGTGAGTTACGGAGTACGGGTTAGATTATCTTAGGACAAACAatactcttaactgtccatcggtggaccttaggCCTTTTGTtcacgaactgtcagttaactgtgtgggcgatggtacctaatataagtttttctactcgtcgagtataatctgtgtattacaacttcatatgcaacactacaataTTACTATTTTCAACGTtagatagtctatggcacttccgactcaagcataagagttttatcgatacggtttagtcaattataaaaattttgaaaatagaacttcatacatttcgataaaatatttcttgtttaaggagactcgttCAATGCAAAtaagcctacttaaacacgctgctgcgtcgcatctgctttgtaaTTGGTTGGctaacaaaacattttatattatgttgtagtaaaaacaattgcttcataactcagaaacgcgcatgtgacacccttcatatagcaacatccataccctacgaaaaccgcttagcgttgcttgttagtctccataggctacggtggccaaaaatcgagaaaaaaacagtcttaaaattgaatttagcaaggagcaggtaccagggcctcatgagttacgaggaggtgtcgttgaccaacccgccgaaggcgccgggcccggcggccggggcgcgtacgagtatgaaggtatcgcgggctgcggcagctcgcgtatcttagctgtatacttttggtttgttcacctatatgattctactagttgaaagtattttttttttgtctcgtagaaaaagtattgtatacaatagtgatataatcaagcttttcaatctcgttccTTAACTttagcaactcagcaagcttcgttgcttaaacacggtactcgactgaaaagctctctattatatcacaatTGTATAAGATACTATTATATGTCAAAGATAACTGTACATGTTTCGCTCTATATCGAAGAGCTTTATCAGGAGCCACTCTAGTTGGCTGATCGACGGGACGTTATCGTAACATGTAGCACGAGAAAATATCATCATGCAAATAACACGTACGTTATCGCTCAAGTGCGATAATCGCCTCGCTTTTCATGATTGAACGTATTCGTGTCAGACAAAATTTAACGGGAGAGTCACATAGACGTACCTACAGATGTGCAATTTTTCAAAAAGTTCGATATGTCCTCGGAAATATcgggaaaatttcacagatagTGTCAAGAATGAATTGACAAAAAACTTTCGCTTGAAATATTGAACGAGAAACTCGTATAAGGACCTTCAAGAAAGTTAAGGTGCAGTAGAttcagccagcagtttttgaaaaatcttaGCGCTtctttagatcacaatacggtttctaaaattataattttaataatttatatttttattatttataatttaaatgtatttttttattagcgtCTTGAGGTGTTTTCTATTAGTAACGTCATTGGTTCGAAATCTGATTTCATGACTCGGATcaacttaaatttttttttatataagtaagcTAAAAATTTAGCTTTTAAAAATGCGCTATTTTATTTGTGATCgaactcatcgattactttttttttgttaaaacttactcaaattaaaaaattctAAAACATAATATCCTTGATCCCGGGCACACACGTTACAGATTCACATTCAGACATATTGCAGATTGCAGATTGGGGGCAGATTGACATGCttgcaatttataatgtaatctgtattatgaactaaataaatctaaatcacaCAGCCACCTGAAAACCTGAACCCACGGGGCCTTAATATAATATGCCACAAATTTTCTACGAGTTACGAGTGTCAGTTTTCGATTGTACCTAAGTCCCAGGAAATGCGGTCAATCATGGCTAATAGATACAGAGCAAAATGACCAAAGGAGATTACTGGGCGGTTGCTATCGGGCTAAGCCCACTGTCGACGTCCAATTCATTAGCCTGAGTATTTTATTTGCAACTTGgctatcaggccaattcgaacgtgcacctgacaaCAAACCGATATTGGAATCAGTCAGCTGTAATTCGCGCGggtgtctcgctcgcactaatacatgTACGGGCAAGTCAGAGCGCAATTTATGAACGCGCGAATTTTGGCTTTTTGCCGTAGtataggcacagggcggacacaccatcaaaaatcattttagacCGGGCGCTTCAGTGAAATTCCGTTTGCAAAAAAAGCAGTGGGGCGGGctggtgcgtggccgttctgtatgataataccgtaaaatggggtgagtaggagcaaaactgccATTcaaaacctcgataacattttatttttaaatatgcaaactgaatggtgtatataataagtgttccggacgtttgtattttagtttttattttattttggatagttccatttcataactttgacgataaacaggaaaaaccacctcaccccgtagtccctcgtaattggggtgagatgggttttcatacaaaggtgaatttggaagattgttggatcgtttttttttattgtgagtactatactatattactactatattactatagctctattttaaattggaatacattatttttgtagcaataGCCCTAAAAACTcatttcacccccctttcaaaccttctctccccattcataacccaactctccccgcgaaacctactcaccccattttacggtactattatttattctgtgttgcTGCTTTAGTATGAATAAGAACGGTACCTTTAGTTATAGCCTCAGTTCTATATAGATTGtccaaaaataatataaaacaaaatgcatCAACATACTCTAACACCAAAATACTCCACACACCGATATTGGGTACCTAACAGAACAATATCCATCAGAGGTCAATGCGCTAGGCATATAGGTATTTAGGTTATGTGTACCGCACGGCCATTCACGAGCGGCCACATAGGTAAACATTATCTATACATTAACACTGTACTCATATGCACGCAAGTGTCAGGATAATCTCTGGTGTTTTTACGTTTGGTTGAAGGGcgatcgtttttagggttccgtacccaaagggtaaaaacgggaccctattacggggcccttcgctgtctgtctgtccgtctgtatgtctgcccgtctgtccgtctgtcagtctatcatcaggctgtatttcatgaaccgtgatagctagacagttgaaattttcacagatgatgtatttctgttgccgctataacaacaaatactaaaaagtacggaaccctcggtgggcgaggccgactcgcacttggccggttttttaatcaattaattaaattttattctcTTACGTAGATAGACTGCcttttttatttacttctcGCGTTTCACACCTATCATTGAAAAATCAGCGCGGAGTGATGAATAGCGGGTTTTTGCGTGCGGTGCGTAAATCAATCAGGCTCAGACGTGCCACAATACCATGAAGCTATAAGGCTTTAAGTGCATCTGAAATCCAATAAGGTCAACCGGGgtaagtaaatttattttttatttttattttattattcaaattagttacacagcattacagtattactaccaaggcactgcgaactacaaaacaaataaaaatacaaagatacaatgccctacgagaaaacacaaaaatttaagtatttaagatttgggcgacgacataacagcgtggctccgttgcgtcgtctggcttggtgtagaattcggcaagttgccccggaaccgccgaaacaccacacccttcggccagaagtccgcgctagcgatggtgtcctgcagcggccgcggcacgcgcaccacaaatgAACTGAAGTGCACATAGTGACGCGACTGTAGCTGGTGCACCCTCAGCGTATAGCCAGTCTTCCGGCGGATGTACTCCACCACCTCGTCGGCTCCGGCGGAGTAATGCAGTCGAGACACGTAGAGCGCCTTACTCGGTGTTGCAATTCGTAGACCGGAATTAACCGGCTCCGCAGTGCCACACAGAGTCTTACGGGGCGACCTGCGTGCCTTTCTCTTCCTTTCCACCAGTGTGAATCCCTCCTTATCCACATTGGTGCGGGAGGACTTCTCTAAAAGGGGAGCCCGTGATTTACACGCCTTAGAAGGCGCGTTGACCCGGTTAGCTGCGACAGACTGACCGGCGACGTCAGCATAAGCACGCTGACGTGACTTGGAGGAGACAGGAGGCGGTCGCTCGCGCGGGGGGTGCGCGGGCGGTGCAGCGGCGCGTGCGGCACATTTTGCAGTGTCAGCAGCACGTAAACTAACCGACTCGAAACAAGTGTCAGGTCGATAATCGCTCTTGAAATTTGAAACCGCCGACCGAGTTGGAGCATTCCGCAAACATGTAATTTCGTCACGTAACTCGGCGATAGTGACTAGGCTAGCTTCAAACTTCATAATAACTTCGGCTAATCTTGTATTTAGGGCCACGATTTCCTTAAACAAGAGGCGAACGTCGACATTATCCGGAGCACACGACGGAAGGATAGGGGCACCCGTCGCCACAAACTCCGGAATCCGATCCTTGTTTTCACTCAGGATTTTCATTATGTCCTCAAGGGACTTCTTCCCGGCTTCATCTCCTCTCCGGTGAGGTACATATGTGCCGACGATCCCGAGGGACTGGCACAGCACTTGCTTCGCTGCACAGATGTCTTCCACGGTGAAACTCGACGCACGCGAACTCATCTGGACAGCAGTCACAGCATCCATCGCTCCTTCCTGCACCAGCTTGTTTTTTAGTTGCAGGAAGGCGAGGAGCTCATTCATGATGGGTTGAGTCGGTTCGGAGTCAGTCATCCCGTCAATTTCCGAGCGGCGGCCGAGCCGCGCTAATTTcgcaattaataatttaattacatatcaATGCGTCTATGTCGCTGCGcgcaatgaaataaatgaaactgttatagtatatacatacatacatgcatacatacaacccggtcacaatatctgtgcacctcgctggaatgtggcgcctctcccgcttcccctgtcacctctccgcgcactccccggtgcgacagtacggttagcatcttcgttgccgctacacctccacatttctcgaaaaaactttttttcacaccgtacccagaccgccgatatgacgtcacgaggtcaggtgcacagatattgtgaccgggttgtacatataatcacgcctatttcccggaggggtcggcagagaccacggatttccacttgctacgatcctgacctacctctttcgcttccttcactttcataacattcctcatacacgctcgccggtttagggtgctcttgacctggactttcttcaggatttccccaaTCTGATCAGGGAAAGTCCGCCGAGTCTgcaaacatcaaacattaattcagcaaataggccacaggggcacttttacatgtcaatttttacaaacaataaaattaacccaaaattacaaaaaacaattacataaatataaatgacaaaccttactggtttaacggtacttttgtaattaagttgcatattatgtgtatttacctgattaaaaaataaataaaaaaaaatgttaaattacacaagaaaaaaaaaactaataaaaactatacaaataacagaagtactaaaattgtttagagatgtaaaagtctctagttgtcagagataaaatgtatataataataaaaaaaatcatcaaattatccagagatgtaaagggtctccgagacttgaattgttttataattaataaaacctgccccttccaactcccgtttctacctatcccttatacactctctttgttagccttctttcactcattctttctaCGTCATAGTATATGTTACGTTTTATTTCCAAGTCTTCTTCTTATCTTGTGAAGGGATCAtagctaaataatattttgccaataTCTTGCCACCTCTAACCCAAGTAGCTCAGGCCTTTATCACTAGATGGCGAGAGCTCTTATAATTCACGTTGTTTTAAAAAGAACTCCCGGTGCCGGTCGACTttttgtatatgtttttttttacatatcagctcaatacctaatatttatctatatcgaTAATTTTAAATGCTGgtactaacaaaaaaaatactacctaagcGAAAAATATATAGAGTTGACCAAGTTTTTGGgtttttcgagaaaaaatgttttataatatattaaattctAGACTTACTTTAAGTTAGTGGCAAAGTTATCTGCCATGATCTTGTTATTTCATCATTTAAAATCTATATTCATGATATTAGGTTCCAAATCACAAAAATCTAATAGAACGCATGGAAGAGGCTAGAAACCTATAGGGCTTGTGATTGACATCCAATTGCGGTTCGAAAAACATGTGAGAGAGTTGGTCAAGTGCTTTTTTCGCTTGAAAGTTTTATACCAAATTCGAAACCTCTTAAGTGAGTAAGTACGTAAGATTCTATGTGAATCACTAGTTCTCTACGAACTCAATTACGGAGACATAGTGTATGGGCCACGTCTACAAGAGAAAACTCGTCGTCTTATACAACGAGTGCAGAATGCCTGTTACCGTTTTTGTTATTCAATCCCGCCTAGGAGTCACATAACGCAACATTTAAATAAGTAAGGCTTTTTCACTCAATATGTCGTCTCGCAGACACCTTACAAGTCTTTTGTTTAGTGTCTTGAATGATAAAACAAGGGAATATTTGCACTCAAAAACACACATTTCCTGTTTTCACAAAAGACACtgataataaatgatttatctATCTGTAATTTAATTTAGCGTTTTAAACATTgagtacaattttatttaataacttgcataacaaattacatatttaagcaataaaaaaaaacattaaaactacatattatctaaacaaattaaaactaaactaacattaaaataaaactacttaaaaattaaagtaaataagtaatttataagtaatatattatGCTTTGAAGTATGTCCTAATCAACTTTGTGTGCTAATGCTAACtattctttgtaaatattgtaaacataATACCATTACTTGTttgtcatttaccccccaaaagtggcccccgtgtttaaaattcatttgtttacgttacatggccgtctttgggttacaaactgtgatttaagtaatattaatttataagtaaaagtTGCCTTTGTGAAATGATGTTAGTGCACACATTCTCGCATACGTTTTTGTAAGCctttatatatacttaaatacatagaaaacacccatgactcaagaaGAAATATCTTTGCATGTCACACTAATAAATGCCCTTAGCAGGATTGAAAACCTGACCATTGggttcataggcagggtcactaccatcTAGGCCTGATAGGTCGTCAAAAATTACTAATGTCATTTTCCAAAGCACTTGCGCGCCCGAGGGTACGTCTAACGTAGCTCTAATAGCACTCTCGCTATCGGCGGGGGTCAAGGTACCACTTTCGTCTTCGTGACCTACGCATTGGCGCGTCTTGGGGTCAGGGGGTCAGTGACTCAGGTCATCACTCGTCTTATCGCCCCGATATCAGTATCGGGGCGATAAGACGAGTGATGGTTAATAGGGATAacacattttgaattttataacagaatctagttaaggggatcccatgcctcatatgaccttcgatttgaatcccttagttttctaatgttttttgtagcttatcacatattaacagcaacggattttagcaatatagtatcccatatttatttcaaag encodes the following:
- the LOC134748510 gene encoding uncharacterized protein LOC134748510, coding for MTDSEPTQPIMNELLAFLQLKNKLVQEGAMDAVTAVQMSSRASSFTVEDICAAKQVLCQSLGIVGTYVPHRRGDEAGKKSLEDIMKILSENKDRIPEFVATGAPILPSCAPDNVDVRLLFKEIVALNTRLAEVIMKFEASLVTIAELRDEITCLRNAPTRSAVSNFKSDYRPDTCFESVSLRAADTAKCAARAAAPPAHPPRERPPPVSSKSRQRAYADVAGQSVAANRVNAPSKACKSRAPLLEKSSRTNVDKEGFTLVERKRKARRSPRKTLCGTAEPVNSGLRIATPSKALYVSRLHYSAGADEVVEYIRRKTGYTLRVHQLQSRHYVHFSSFVMHLKPYSFMVLWHV